The Streptomyces cyanogenus DNA segment GGCATCGCCACCGTCTACCAGGACCTGGCCACCGTCCCGCTGATGCCGGTGTGGCGGAACTTCTTCCTCGGCTCCGAGATGACCAAGGGCCCCTGGCCACTGCGCCGTCTGGACATCCCCCGGATGAAGGAGACCGCGGACCGGGAACTGCGCAACATGGGCATCGTCCTGGACGACCTGGAACAGCCCATCGGTACCCTCTCCGGCGGCCAGCGCCAGTGCGTGGCCATCGCCCGCGCCGTCTACTTCGGCGCCCGCGTCCTCATCCTGGACGAGCCGACGGCCGCCCTCGGCGTCAAGCAGTCCGGCGTGGTGCTGAAGTACATCGCCGCCGCCCGTGACCGCGGCCTCGGCGTCATCTTCATCACCCACAACCCCCACCACGCCTACATGGTCGGCGACCACTTCAGCGTCCTGCGCCTCGGCACCCTCGAACTGAGCGCCGACCGCAGCGAGGTCGGCCTCGAAGAGCTGACCAACCACATGGCCGGCGGCACCGAACTCGCCGCGCTCAAGCACGAGCTGGCCCAGGTGCGGGGCGTCGACGTGGAGGAACTGCCCGAGGAGGGCGACCTCAGCGCACCCGTGGCCACCTCCCCGGAAGGAACCACCTGACCATGGCGCATCCCACACCGCTCGACCGCATCCGGGTCGGCTCGGCCCCGGACTCCTGGGGCGTCTGGTTCCCCGACGATCCGCAGCAGGTGCCCTGGGAACGGTTCCTCGACGAGGTCGCCGAGGCCGGCTACGACTGGATCGAACTGGGCCCCTACGGCTACCTGCCCACCGACCCGGCACGGCTCACCGACGAGGTGGCCAAGCGGAACCTCAAGGTCTCGGCGGGCACGGTCTTCACCGGCCTGCACCGCGGCCCCGCCGTCTGGGAGGAGACCTGGGCGCACGTCGGCCAGGTCGCCGCGCTCACCCAGGCGATGGGCGCCCGGCACCTGGTGGTCATCCCCTCCTTCTGGCGGGACGACAAGACCGCAGAGATCCTGGAGCCGCCCGAGCTGACCGCCGAGCAGTGGGCGCACCTGGCGAAGGGCATGGAACGGCTCGGCCACGAGGTCAAGGAGACCTACGGCCTCGACATCGTCGTCCACCCGCACGCCGACACCCACATCGACACCGAGGAACACGTCGAGCGCTTCCTGGACTCGACCGACGGCGAGCTGGTCAACCTCTGCCTGGACACCGGGCACTACGCCTACTGCGGCGGGGACAGCGTCAAGCTGATCGAGACCTACGGCGAGCGCATCGGGTACCTGCACCTCAAGCAGGTCGACCCGGACATCCTCGCCGAGGTCGTCGCGGGCGGGGTGCCGTTCGGGCCGGCCGTGCAGCGCGGGGTGATGTGCGAACCGCCGTCCGGGGTCCCGGAGCTGGGGCCGGTGCTGCAGGCGGCGCAGCGGCTGGGCGTGGAGCTGTTCGCGATCGTCGAGCAGGACATGTACCCGTGCGAGCCGGACAAGCCGCTGCCGATCGCCGTACGCACCCGGCGCTTCCTGCGGTCCTGCGGGGCCTGAGGGGCTGCCGGGCCGGGCCGTCCTGCCGAACCGGGCCGCGGTGCTCATGACCGCGGCCCGGTTCCTGCGCTGTCCCGAGGGATTCGGTCCCCGGGTGGCCGGGAACCAACGGGTGCACGCGGTCGTCCCACTGACAACGGGGAACGCCCGCGCGGACGGGAGGACGAGATGACACACCGTACGGAAGCTCGCACCACGCCCCAGGACCCGGCCGAGGCCGCGGCCCTGCGCCGCGACCGCTTCGGCTCGCTGCCTGAGCGGATACGTCCGCAGGACACGGTGGAGACCAGGCCGGCGACCGTGCCGGACCCGGCGCGGGACGCCTACAACCCCGACGAGTGGCTGATCCGGTACTGCGGCTGAGGCGGAACGGACGAGGCGGCGCCCGGCGGATGCCCGGCGCCGCCCCTGGGGCTCAGCCCTGCCGCACCTCGGCCGGCGTCACCGGCCGGTGCTCGTGCAGGGACAGCGTGCAGGCCTCGGCGATCCAGCCGGACTCCAGGGCGTCCTCGACGGTGCACGGGGAGGGCCGGGTGCCCGCCACGACCTCGGTGAACGCCGTCAGTTCGGCGCGGTAGGCGTCGGTGAAGCGGTCCATGAAGAAGTCGTGCGGGGTGCCGGACGGGAAGCCAACGCCGGGCTCGACCGAGCGCAGCGGCAGCTTGTCGTCCAAGCCGACGGCGATGGAGTCGGCGAAGCCGTGGAGCTCCATGCGCACGTCGTAACCACGCTTGTTGTGCCGGGAGTTGGACACCACCGCGATGGTGCCGTCGTCCAGGGTCAGGATCGCGCCGGTGGTGTCGGCGTCGCCCGCCGCCCTGATGTAGTCGGCGCCCCGGTTGCCGCCCACCGCGTACACCTCCGTGACCTCACGGCCCGTCACCCAGCGGATGATGTCGAAGTCGTGCACGGCACAGTCGCGGAAGATGCCGCCGGACGCGGCGACGTAGGCGGCCGGGGGCGGCGCCGGGTCCAGGGTCGTGGACCGGACGGTGTGCAGCTTGCCCAGCTCACCGGCCTGTACGGCGGCCCGCGCGGCGACGAAGCCCGCGTCGAAGCGCCGGTTGTAGCCGATCTGGATCGGCACGTCGCTGCCCTGCACCGCCTTGAGGACCTCGACGCCCTCGCTCATCGTCCGGGCGACGGGCTTCTCGCAGAAGACCGGGACACCGGCCTCGACACCGGCCAGGATCAGGGCGGGGTGGGCGTCGGTGGCCGCCGCGACGACGAGGCCGTCCACGCCGGCCGCCAGCAGGGCCTCGGGCGAGTCCGCGACCTCGGCACCGAACCGCTCGGCGGCGGCCTTGGCCGCGTCCGCGAACGGGTCGGTGACGACGAGCGACTCGACGGCGTCGAGGCCGGAGAGGGTCTCGGCGTGGAAGGCGCCGATGCGGCCGAGGCCGAGGATTCCGATACGCATGGTGCTCCTAGAGTGCGGAAGGGCTGCGAGGAAGGTCAGTCGAGTCCGCCTTCCAGAACGTTCTGGTCCCAGTCGATCACCGACCCGGTGACCACGCCGGACCGCTCGGACAGCAGGAACACCACGAAGTCGGCGATCTCGTCCGGTCGGCCGAGCCTGCCCATCGGCGGCCGGGCCGCGGCCTGCTCCCGCCAGTCGTGCCCGGCGCCGTGGAAGGAGCGCTGGGTGACGTCCTCGCCCTCCGTCGCGGTCCAGCCGATGTCCAGGCCGTTGATCCGGATGCGGTCCCAGCGGTGGGCGTGCGCCGCGATGGGGTCCCCCCGCGCGAGTTCCGTTCGAGCGTGGGCGAGGGTCAGGCCCACCAGGGCCGCCTTGGCGGCGACGTAGCGACCGCCGCCCATAGCGAAGAACGGCCCCTTGAGGTCGACCGCGAACAGCTCCGGCGTGTGCGGGTAGCCGGCCGGATCCGTGGTCCGCTCGACGACGGCGCGGAACGCGCCGAGGTCGCAGTCCTGCTCGGTCAGCCAGGCGCGGCCTGGCACGGTGGCGACGGACATCGGTGTCCCTCTTTCGGTCACGGGAACGGCCACCGCTCACGGGAACGGGCTTCCGGTCCCGGAGGCGGCGCGGCCCTGTCATTCTTGTCAGTACAAACCCCTCGAACAACAAGCACAGAGCCATCAAAAACCCCTCAAGGAGCCGGTTCATGGGCCACCCGTTCCCGATCCGGGAGATCGCACGTCAGGCCGGTCTGAGCGAGGCCACCGTCGACCGCGTGCTGAACGGCAGGGGAGGGGTGCGGGAGAGCACCGCGCGGGAGGTGCACCGGGCCATCGCCGACCTCGACCGGCAGCGCACCCAGGTCCGGCTGGTCGGCCGTACCTTCATGGTCGACATCGTGGCGCAGGCGCCCGAACGTTTCACCACCGCCGTACGCGCGGCCCTGGAGGCCGAACTGCCCGCGCTGCACCCGGCCGTCGTCCGCTCCCGCTTCCACTTCCGCGAGACCGGACCGGTCCGGGAACTGGTCGGCACCCTGGACCGGATCGCCCGGCGCGGCTCGCAGGGCGTGATCCTCAAGGCCCCGGACGTCCCCGAGGTCACCGCGGCGGTCGGCCGGCTCGCCGCCGCAGGCGTCCCGGTCGTCACCCTCGTCACCGACCTGCCCACGAGCGGCCGCGTCGGCTACGTCGGCATCGACAACCGGGCGGCCGGCGCGACCGCCGCCTACCTGATGGGCCAGTGGCTCGGCGACCGGCCCGGCAACGTCCTCACCAGCCTCAGCAGCGGCTTCTTCCGCAACGAGGAGGAGCGCGAGATGGGGTTCCGCAGCGTGATGCGGGCCCGGCAGCCGCAGCGCGCGCTGGTGGAGATCACCGAGGGGCAGGGCCTGGACGCCACCCAGTACGACCTGGTCCGCGCCGCCCTGGACCGCGACCCGGAGATCCGGGCGGTGTACTCCATCGGCGGCGGCAACGACGCCACCCTGCGGGCCTTCGCCGACCTCGGCCGCGACTGCGCGGTGTTCGTCGCCCACGACCTGGACCACGACAACACCCGCCTGCTGCGTGAGCACCGCCTGTCCGCCGTGCTCCACCACGACCTGCGGCACGATCTGCGCGAGGCCTGCCACGAGGTGATGCGCTTCCACGGGGCCCTGCCGCCCGCCGGGCCGGTGCTGCCGTCGGCGATCCAGGTGGTCACCCCGTACAACATGCCTACGGGCTGACCCACCGGCCG contains these protein-coding regions:
- a CDS encoding ATP-binding cassette domain-containing protein, producing MTDDKTHGTVLQDTPPPADGLLVELRGAGKSYGNIRALHGVDLKVHAGRVTCVLGDNGAGKSTLIKIISGLHQHTEGEFLVDGTPVRFSTPREALDRGIATVYQDLATVPLMPVWRNFFLGSEMTKGPWPLRRLDIPRMKETADRELRNMGIVLDDLEQPIGTLSGGQRQCVAIARAVYFGARVLILDEPTAALGVKQSGVVLKYIAAARDRGLGVIFITHNPHHAYMVGDHFSVLRLGTLELSADRSEVGLEELTNHMAGGTELAALKHELAQVRGVDVEELPEEGDLSAPVATSPEGTT
- a CDS encoding sugar phosphate isomerase/epimerase family protein, which gives rise to MAHPTPLDRIRVGSAPDSWGVWFPDDPQQVPWERFLDEVAEAGYDWIELGPYGYLPTDPARLTDEVAKRNLKVSAGTVFTGLHRGPAVWEETWAHVGQVAALTQAMGARHLVVIPSFWRDDKTAEILEPPELTAEQWAHLAKGMERLGHEVKETYGLDIVVHPHADTHIDTEEHVERFLDSTDGELVNLCLDTGHYAYCGGDSVKLIETYGERIGYLHLKQVDPDILAEVVAGGVPFGPAVQRGVMCEPPSGVPELGPVLQAAQRLGVELFAIVEQDMYPCEPDKPLPIAVRTRRFLRSCGA
- a CDS encoding Gfo/Idh/MocA family protein — encoded protein: MRIGILGLGRIGAFHAETLSGLDAVESLVVTDPFADAAKAAAERFGAEVADSPEALLAAGVDGLVVAAATDAHPALILAGVEAGVPVFCEKPVARTMSEGVEVLKAVQGSDVPIQIGYNRRFDAGFVAARAAVQAGELGKLHTVRSTTLDPAPPPAAYVAASGGIFRDCAVHDFDIIRWVTGREVTEVYAVGGNRGADYIRAAGDADTTGAILTLDDGTIAVVSNSRHNKRGYDVRMELHGFADSIAVGLDDKLPLRSVEPGVGFPSGTPHDFFMDRFTDAYRAELTAFTEVVAGTRPSPCTVEDALESGWIAEACTLSLHEHRPVTPAEVRQG
- a CDS encoding LacI family DNA-binding transcriptional regulator, encoding MGHPFPIREIARQAGLSEATVDRVLNGRGGVRESTAREVHRAIADLDRQRTQVRLVGRTFMVDIVAQAPERFTTAVRAALEAELPALHPAVVRSRFHFRETGPVRELVGTLDRIARRGSQGVILKAPDVPEVTAAVGRLAAAGVPVVTLVTDLPTSGRVGYVGIDNRAAGATAAYLMGQWLGDRPGNVLTSLSSGFFRNEEEREMGFRSVMRARQPQRALVEITEGQGLDATQYDLVRAALDRDPEIRAVYSIGGGNDATLRAFADLGRDCAVFVAHDLDHDNTRLLREHRLSAVLHHDLRHDLREACHEVMRFHGALPPAGPVLPSAIQVVTPYNMPTG